In Thermostichus vulcanus str. 'Rupite', the sequence TTAGCCTCTCAGTTTAACCTTCTCGGTCGCCGGACAACCTCTCCATCCCACCAGGCAAGGGATCCCTTCGTGAGGCTGCAATCTGGCCGGGGCATGTGATAATTGATGGACTGCAAAGATTTGTCACCTTTGGCCCTTTCCCAGCATGGTTCAGGAACTTACGCCCCCCTTGTCTACGGCTCGCATTTCTGCCGAAGAGGCCCGTATGCTCTATCAGGATATGACGCTAGGCCGTTTGTTCGAAGACAAATGCGCCGAGATGTACTACAAGGGCAAGATGTTTGGCTTTGTGCATCTCTACAACGGTCAGGAGGCGGTTTCCACTGGGGTGATCAAAGCTCTGAAACCCAGCGACTACGTCTGCAGTACCTATCGGGATCACGTCCATGCCCTTAGCACTGGGATCCCGGCTCGGGCGGTGATGGCAGAACTCTTTGGCAAGGCCACGGGGTGCAGCAAGGGGCGAGGAGGCTCGATGCACCTGTTCTCCTCAGAACACAACTTCCTGGGGGGCTATGCTTTTGTGGCGGAAGGGATCCCGGTGGCCACAGGGGCAGCCTTTTCCGCCAAGTACCGGGGTACCGACCAAGTCACCGCCTGCTTCTTTGGGGATGGAGCCTGTAACAACGGCCAGTTTTACGAATGCTTAAATATGGCCGCCCTCTGGAAATTACCGATTCTGTACGTGGTGGAAAATAACTTCTGGGCCATCGGTATGGCTCACGAACGCGCCACCTCCGATACCGATATCTATCGCAAAGGCCCGGCCTTCGGCATGCCTGGTTATCGAGTGGATGGGATGGATGTGCTGGCGGTACGAGAAGCGGCCCAACAGGCGATTGAGCGGGCCCGCGCGGGAGAAGGCCCCACCCTGCTAGAGTGCATTACCTATCGGTTTCGGGGACACTCTTTGGCGGATCCAGACGAGCTGCGCAGCCCTGAGGAGAAGGAGTTTTGGCGGCAACGGGATCCGATTAAACAACTGGAACGCTATGCCCTAGAGCACAACTTGATGAGCGAAGCCGAGTTTCAAGCCATTCAAGCGGAGACCACGGCGCTGATTGAAGATGCCGTCACCTTTGCCCTGGAAAGCCCAGAGCCTACCTTGGATGAGCTTTATCGCTTTGTTTTTGCAGAGGACGAGTGAGGCGGTCGCTAGCTGAGTGGGCTGCGGTCACGACCTGGAGTTAGAGTTTGTCCCTAACTCTAACTGCACAGTGGGCCTCAAAGTATCTTTACGAAGAGCAGCGTAAAGCCCCCGGTTTCCAACCGGGGGATATAAGCGCACAGGCTGAATTTATTCAGCAACAGAAATAGTACATACAATAGTCCCCATGAAACGGGTCACCACCACACTCAAGCTCAAGTTTCTTGACCTCAATGCGGTCAAAGCAGAGATGTTCGACCAGACGGTTTGTGCGACAACCGAACTGGCAAACGAACTGCTCCGCATCAGTCCAAAGGAACGAAAAGCATTAACAACCGCCAAAGTGGTGACACCACTCAAGTCGGCCCTCTCCAACCAGGTGATTCGTGTCCTGAAGGGGAAAGCCGGCCAGCGGGTCAAACACTTCAAAGTGTTCTGGCCAGAGGTCAACAACCAAAACTGGAAGCTGCACAAAATAGGCAGCACCTACTCGGTGAGTTTTCCCACGATTCAGGGTGACAAGCGGGTTC encodes:
- the pdhA gene encoding pyruvate dehydrogenase (acetyl-transferring) E1 component subunit alpha, with translation MVQELTPPLSTARISAEEARMLYQDMTLGRLFEDKCAEMYYKGKMFGFVHLYNGQEAVSTGVIKALKPSDYVCSTYRDHVHALSTGIPARAVMAELFGKATGCSKGRGGSMHLFSSEHNFLGGYAFVAEGIPVATGAAFSAKYRGTDQVTACFFGDGACNNGQFYECLNMAALWKLPILYVVENNFWAIGMAHERATSDTDIYRKGPAFGMPGYRVDGMDVLAVREAAQQAIERARAGEGPTLLECITYRFRGHSLADPDELRSPEEKEFWRQRDPIKQLERYALEHNLMSEAEFQAIQAETTALIEDAVTFALESPEPTLDELYRFVFAEDE